One Gimesia aquarii DNA segment encodes these proteins:
- a CDS encoding DUF1553 domain-containing protein — protein MTFSMGMSPTTGAEIDFNRDVRPILSDLCFQCHGPDKSQRKAELRLDLKSGLFGTDAESGVIISGKPEESELFSRLITSDPDLQMPPPQSEKQITAAQIATIKQWITSGAPWQNHWAFIPPRRPEVPQVKQSNWVRNPIDAFILDRLEKEGLTPSAEAEKTTLIRRLSLDLTGLPPTLAQQQKFLNDQSSTAYESLVNRLLKSPHYGERMAMEWLDAARYADTSGYQTDGERHMWRWREWVIEAFNSNLPFDQFTVEQLAGDLLPNPTLNQRIATGFNRNHRANSEGGIIFDEYLLEYAVDRVETTGTVWLGLTIGCARCHEHKYDPISQKDFYQLIAFFNNIPERGRVIKYGNAAPFVKAPTQRQQQKLAHYDNEIKQLEEYLRDVEPELRQLQVAWEQNASVEDTIKKVPEKQLAYHVKFEGDLRMQVIGEQNKDFYAKKANAASDTTVVKQEKVSSKPQFAEGIENQALKLQGEQKFSTDKKPTLSDKNPFTIAFWVKPQQKDGTILASLTPAQDESGFRLFLDDGKVKIFMGARWLDDAIRLHSTQALKVNHWSHLAVTYSGNSQARDMKLYLNGVEQDLKIKLNMLTGGFTFPSPLQYGAYHKQDYFRGLIDDLKIYRTNLSSDQVAVLSVTESVNQILKIPNANRTNSQRLKVQNYFLTFFAPEKHRVAISELSTLKDKRHLFYRSLPTSMVMQERKQSKSTFVLMRGEYDKPGEKVTADIPDSLGAMPEGLPRNRLGLARWLVDPSNPLTARVIVNRYWQMYFGNGLVKTAEDFGSQGDWPTHPGLLDWLATEFIRSGWDVKQLQRLIVTSATYRQSSHISSALKQSDPENRLLARASRLRLPAETIRDQALFSAGLLRTKIGGPSVKPYQPSGVWKEIASQEYQQGTGDDLFRRSMYTYWKRTVPPPAMATFDAPSRETCIVKRSRTNTPLQALALLNDVTYVEAARKLAERMLQKQAQQPEKRIQYAMQLVLAREPDGHESTILLKGYERYLKRFQAEPEAAKKFLSVGESRSQKQYDIAQHAAYTVIASLILNLDETINRE, from the coding sequence ATGACTTTCTCTATGGGAATGAGTCCAACAACAGGAGCAGAAATTGATTTCAACCGTGATGTACGACCAATCTTATCTGATCTCTGTTTTCAGTGTCATGGACCGGATAAGTCGCAACGCAAAGCGGAATTAAGACTTGATTTAAAATCAGGTTTATTTGGCACTGACGCTGAATCAGGCGTGATTATCTCTGGCAAGCCTGAAGAGAGTGAATTGTTTTCCCGGCTGATTACTTCAGATCCCGACTTACAAATGCCCCCTCCCCAGTCTGAGAAACAAATTACGGCTGCGCAAATCGCAACGATCAAACAATGGATTACTTCCGGCGCGCCATGGCAGAACCATTGGGCTTTTATTCCACCGCGGCGTCCAGAGGTTCCTCAGGTAAAACAGTCAAATTGGGTGCGGAATCCAATTGATGCGTTTATTCTCGACCGACTCGAAAAGGAGGGACTGACTCCGTCCGCTGAAGCAGAAAAAACGACGCTCATTCGTCGGCTTAGCCTGGATCTCACGGGGCTACCTCCGACCCTGGCTCAACAGCAAAAATTTCTGAATGATCAATCATCAACTGCTTATGAATCTTTAGTCAATCGATTGTTAAAATCACCGCATTATGGTGAGCGAATGGCAATGGAATGGCTGGATGCGGCTCGATATGCAGACACGAGTGGCTACCAGACTGATGGTGAACGGCATATGTGGCGCTGGCGCGAATGGGTGATCGAGGCGTTCAACAGTAATTTGCCCTTCGATCAATTTACAGTGGAACAATTGGCCGGTGACCTGCTTCCCAACCCGACACTCAACCAGCGGATTGCAACCGGTTTTAATCGAAATCATCGAGCCAATTCTGAAGGGGGAATTATTTTCGATGAATATTTACTGGAGTATGCTGTTGACCGGGTGGAGACAACGGGCACTGTCTGGCTCGGTTTGACGATTGGTTGCGCTCGCTGCCATGAGCACAAATACGATCCCATTTCACAAAAAGACTTTTATCAATTAATCGCTTTTTTCAATAATATTCCTGAGCGTGGTCGGGTGATTAAATACGGGAATGCAGCGCCATTTGTGAAAGCGCCGACCCAAAGACAGCAACAAAAACTGGCTCATTATGATAACGAAATTAAGCAGCTTGAAGAGTATTTACGAGACGTGGAACCCGAACTACGGCAATTGCAAGTTGCCTGGGAGCAAAATGCGTCAGTAGAAGATACGATTAAGAAAGTTCCGGAAAAACAATTAGCATACCACGTTAAATTTGAAGGTGACTTGCGAATGCAGGTGATTGGAGAGCAGAACAAAGATTTTTACGCGAAGAAAGCGAACGCTGCCTCTGATACCACGGTCGTAAAGCAAGAAAAGGTTTCTTCAAAACCCCAATTTGCTGAGGGGATTGAAAATCAGGCATTGAAATTACAGGGTGAGCAGAAATTTAGCACAGATAAAAAACCAACATTGAGCGACAAGAATCCATTTACAATTGCTTTCTGGGTTAAACCGCAACAGAAGGATGGTACGATTCTGGCTTCGTTAACTCCCGCACAGGATGAAAGCGGTTTTCGTCTTTTTCTCGATGATGGCAAAGTTAAAATATTCATGGGGGCGCGGTGGTTGGATGATGCGATTCGACTGCACTCAACGCAGGCTTTGAAAGTCAATCACTGGTCGCATCTCGCTGTGACATATTCCGGTAATTCACAAGCGCGCGACATGAAACTTTATCTCAATGGAGTGGAGCAGGATTTAAAAATTAAATTGAATATGCTCACTGGAGGGTTTACTTTTCCTTCACCACTCCAATATGGAGCATATCACAAACAGGATTATTTTCGTGGTTTGATTGATGATTTGAAAATTTACCGTACTAATTTATCGAGCGATCAAGTCGCGGTGTTATCGGTGACTGAATCGGTCAACCAGATCCTTAAGATTCCCAATGCGAATCGAACAAATTCCCAACGCTTGAAAGTGCAAAATTACTTTTTGACTTTTTTTGCTCCAGAGAAGCATCGTGTGGCCATCTCCGAGTTGAGTACGCTCAAAGACAAACGCCATTTGTTTTATCGAAGTTTGCCGACTAGCATGGTAATGCAGGAACGCAAGCAATCAAAATCAACGTTTGTGCTAATGCGTGGTGAGTATGATAAGCCGGGCGAAAAAGTGACAGCTGATATCCCTGATAGTTTAGGGGCGATGCCAGAGGGATTGCCTCGCAACCGTTTGGGGTTAGCCCGCTGGTTGGTTGATCCCTCCAATCCATTAACAGCACGTGTCATCGTGAATCGGTACTGGCAGATGTATTTTGGTAATGGACTCGTGAAGACGGCCGAAGATTTTGGCTCGCAGGGGGACTGGCCGACGCATCCTGGTTTACTGGATTGGCTGGCTACTGAATTTATTCGTTCCGGGTGGGATGTCAAACAGTTACAGAGACTGATTGTGACTTCTGCCACCTACCGGCAGTCTTCTCATATTTCTTCTGCATTAAAACAATCTGATCCCGAGAACCGATTATTAGCCCGCGCCAGTCGATTACGTTTACCTGCAGAAACGATTCGTGATCAGGCATTATTCTCTGCGGGCTTGCTGCGTACAAAAATCGGCGGTCCATCTGTAAAACCGTATCAACCCTCGGGGGTTTGGAAAGAGATTGCCAGTCAGGAATATCAACAGGGAACTGGCGACGATCTGTTTCGACGCAGTATGTATACCTATTGGAAGCGGACGGTACCACCTCCTGCGATGGCGACATTCGATGCTCCTTCGCGTGAAACTTGTATTGTGAAACGTTCGCGCACAAACACGCCCTTACAGGCATTAGCATTGTTGAATGATGTGACCTATGTGGAAGCGGCACGAAAGTTGGCAGAACGAATGCTGCAAAAACAGGCTCAACAGCCAGAAAAACGTATTCAATATGCGATGCAGTTGGTCCTGGCACGTGAGCCGGACGGACATGAATCGACAATTTTACTGAAAGGTTATGAGCGGTATTTAAAACGCTTTCAGGCTGAGCCAGAAGCAGCGAAGAAATTCTTGTCTGTAGGGGAATCACGTTCCCAAAAACAATATGATATTGCACAACATGCAGCATATACCGTTATCGCGAGCCTGATTCTTAATCTGGATGAAACAATCAACAGAGAATAA
- a CDS encoding NUDIX hydrolase: MESEELFDVVDEQDRVLEQLPRSIVHARKLLHRAANVFVFNSQNELLLQFRSATKDEYPHCYTSSASGHLSAGEDYAESAQREMWEEIGIATPLEPLKKFPGTPQSAYEHTILFRTFSDGPFTFDPKEIERADFFELQTIDAMLQESSDQFTPPFRQLYFWYRENFGS, translated from the coding sequence ATGGAATCAGAAGAACTGTTTGATGTGGTTGACGAGCAAGATCGAGTATTAGAACAACTGCCCCGCTCTATTGTTCACGCGCGCAAACTATTACATCGTGCTGCGAATGTATTTGTCTTCAATTCACAGAATGAGTTGCTATTACAGTTTCGCTCTGCCACCAAAGATGAATATCCCCATTGTTATACCTCTTCGGCTTCAGGACATCTAAGTGCAGGCGAAGATTATGCTGAATCGGCTCAACGGGAGATGTGGGAAGAGATTGGTATAGCAACGCCTCTCGAACCGTTGAAAAAATTTCCTGGTACACCGCAGAGCGCATACGAGCATACGATCTTGTTCCGTACATTTTCAGATGGCCCCTTCACTTTCGATCCCAAAGAAATTGAGCGGGCAGATTTTTTTGAATTACAAACGATTGATGCAATGTTGCAGGAATCTTCTGATCAGTTCACTCCCCCATTTCGTCAGCTCTATTTCTGGTATCGAGAGAATTTTGGTTCGTGA
- a CDS encoding FHA domain-containing protein: MKIHLISDHPDLPDIDVSIDELPVVLGRSNSCDLRILDPMLSRQQCELMFVNNAVRVRDLESTNGTIVNSEIVNETLLYPGDIITIGMANYVVSYYDGEGQENFEESYFSENSI, translated from the coding sequence ATGAAAATTCATCTTATCAGTGACCATCCTGATTTACCGGATATTGATGTCAGTATTGATGAATTGCCCGTTGTATTGGGAAGAAGTAATAGTTGCGATTTACGAATTCTTGATCCTATGTTGAGTCGGCAGCAATGTGAATTGATGTTTGTTAATAATGCAGTTCGCGTGCGTGATTTGGAATCTACAAATGGCACGATAGTTAACTCTGAGATCGTTAACGAGACATTGCTTTATCCAGGTGATATCATAACCATTGGTATGGCGAATTATGTTGTTAGTTATTACGATGGCGAAGGCCAGGAAAATTTCGAAGAAAGTTATTTCTCTGAGAACTCTATTTAG
- a CDS encoding glutathione peroxidase — MRSLKTTTILAGILAIAFSSSFAGETSKKSVPPVLKHKLKSLDGKDVDLSKYQDKVLLIVNTASKCGATPQYKDLQALHEKYKDQGLVVLGFPCNQFGAQEPGTALQISEFCTKNYGVTFDMFSKIDVNGENADDLYKYLTSKKANPKTAGPVKWNFEKFLINRDGEIAARFRTRVNPQSKEVTKAVEAELKKK; from the coding sequence ATGAGAAGTCTCAAAACAACAACAATTCTTGCGGGAATACTGGCAATCGCCTTTTCAAGTTCGTTCGCCGGTGAAACCAGTAAAAAATCAGTTCCACCTGTCCTGAAACACAAACTGAAATCACTTGATGGTAAGGATGTCGACCTGAGTAAGTACCAGGATAAAGTTTTATTAATTGTCAATACTGCCAGCAAATGCGGCGCAACACCACAATACAAAGACCTGCAAGCACTCCATGAAAAGTACAAAGACCAGGGGCTAGTCGTTCTTGGATTTCCCTGCAATCAGTTTGGTGCTCAGGAGCCTGGAACCGCATTACAGATTTCTGAGTTCTGTACCAAAAACTATGGGGTCACTTTTGACATGTTCAGCAAAATCGATGTCAATGGTGAAAACGCCGATGATCTCTATAAGTACCTGACATCCAAAAAAGCAAATCCTAAAACCGCTGGTCCAGTAAAATGGAACTTCGAAAAGTTTTTGATCAATCGTGATGGAGAAATTGCAGCACGGTTCCGAACACGCGTCAATCCGCAGTCTAAAGAGGTAACCAAAGCTGTTGAAGCGGAATTAAAGAAGAAATAA
- a CDS encoding iron-containing alcohol dehydrogenase: MNYDFFSPQQIHFGWERFNEVGQLAASLGTRALIISGSRSLEANGVIHDLQRLLSRANVTSELIRTVSNEPLVSDVDLTTNILHHSGIRAGDFVIGIGGGSGIDLAKACAAMVTNRESDSVLDYLEGVGRGLSLTQAPLPMLAIPTTAGTGSEATKNAVISNHSPAFKKSLRANQMIPDLVLCDPKLSCSVPPHITAQTGMDTITQLLESYISSRAKPIPQALCLQGLKLALPALAEAVEDGDSRSSRENMSHAALLSGIALANSGLGMAHGVAPALGIHCNIPHGLACAVMLPATLKTNLSVRQKEYAEITRFISPELSFDETDAAQYLIDQIQALNNRIKIPCTLSELGVTHSQIPDLVASSRGNSMSGNPREISDEELTHILEDLL; encoded by the coding sequence ATGAATTACGATTTTTTCTCCCCTCAACAAATCCACTTTGGCTGGGAACGATTCAATGAAGTAGGACAGCTTGCTGCTTCGCTCGGTACACGTGCTTTGATCATTTCTGGCTCACGTTCGCTGGAAGCAAACGGTGTGATTCATGATTTGCAAAGATTGCTATCCCGTGCAAATGTCACCAGCGAATTGATCCGAACGGTTTCAAATGAGCCACTGGTCTCCGACGTTGATCTGACCACAAATATCCTACATCACAGTGGAATTAGAGCAGGGGATTTTGTCATTGGAATTGGTGGAGGCTCTGGAATTGATCTGGCCAAAGCTTGTGCTGCAATGGTGACAAACCGTGAAAGCGACTCAGTTCTGGATTATCTGGAGGGCGTTGGTCGTGGCTTAAGTCTGACTCAAGCGCCACTCCCCATGCTGGCAATTCCCACCACTGCGGGTACAGGTAGTGAAGCCACGAAGAACGCCGTCATTTCCAATCATTCACCGGCATTTAAAAAAAGCTTGAGAGCCAATCAGATGATTCCTGATCTGGTGCTCTGTGATCCAAAACTCTCGTGTTCCGTACCTCCCCACATTACTGCACAAACCGGAATGGATACCATTACCCAACTGTTGGAAAGTTACATCTCCTCTCGTGCTAAACCCATTCCACAGGCACTCTGCCTGCAAGGACTCAAGTTAGCATTACCTGCACTCGCAGAGGCAGTTGAAGATGGAGACTCTAGAAGTAGTCGAGAAAACATGTCGCATGCGGCGTTACTTTCCGGAATCGCATTGGCCAACTCCGGATTGGGAATGGCACATGGAGTTGCTCCGGCCCTTGGAATTCACTGTAACATTCCACACGGATTAGCGTGTGCCGTCATGTTACCTGCAACCCTCAAAACAAATTTATCAGTTCGTCAAAAAGAGTATGCTGAAATCACTCGTTTTATCTCGCCCGAACTTTCATTTGATGAAACGGACGCGGCTCAGTATCTCATTGATCAGATACAAGCATTAAACAACCGTATTAAGATTCCCTGTACTCTCTCTGAACTTGGTGTAACTCACTCACAGATTCCGGACCTCGTCGCCAGTTCGCGAGGTAATAGTATGAGTGGAAATCCTCGAGAAATCTCAGATGAAGAGCTGACACATATCCTGGAAGATCTGTTGTAA
- a CDS encoding 1-phosphofructokinase family hexose kinase yields the protein MIIAAGLSPAWQQILEVDQLRTGEVNRCRTAHWCASGKVINVGIALQHLEVPNKTIFPAGGPIRTFIEQDLDLLKVRYRVLDQQNPTRICTTVLDQSSGQTTELVENASPLSEKELNAFSNEFNRWVSKANIVVLSGSLPAGTLATFYRDLIAVADCPVILDARGPELETALSQKPFLVKPNLEELERTLSCSLSNTKELIEGMQEINRRGADWVVISQGNASLWATSGDQVFRFTPPPVKGVNPIGCGDSLAAGIAAGLYREWTIPDAIRWGMAAAADNLTQLLPARLSLPKVQAFYEEVELEQIA from the coding sequence ATGATTATCGCAGCCGGCCTGAGCCCGGCCTGGCAGCAAATTCTGGAAGTTGATCAGTTACGAACAGGGGAGGTCAATCGCTGCCGAACTGCTCATTGGTGTGCCTCGGGAAAAGTGATTAACGTGGGAATCGCTTTACAACATCTAGAGGTTCCTAATAAGACGATATTTCCTGCCGGAGGTCCGATTCGAACTTTCATTGAGCAAGACCTTGATCTTTTAAAAGTTCGCTATCGTGTATTGGACCAACAAAACCCGACTCGTATTTGCACCACTGTTCTGGATCAATCTTCAGGTCAGACAACGGAGCTTGTCGAAAATGCGTCACCACTCTCTGAAAAAGAACTCAACGCATTTTCAAACGAATTTAACCGTTGGGTTTCAAAGGCAAATATCGTAGTCCTCTCTGGATCACTTCCAGCGGGAACACTAGCCACATTTTATCGTGACCTGATTGCTGTGGCAGATTGCCCTGTGATCCTGGATGCGCGTGGTCCTGAATTGGAGACGGCATTAAGTCAAAAACCTTTCCTGGTGAAACCGAATCTCGAAGAACTGGAACGCACACTTTCCTGTTCTCTTTCCAATACCAAAGAACTGATCGAAGGCATGCAGGAAATCAATCGGAGAGGCGCAGATTGGGTTGTGATCTCTCAAGGAAATGCATCATTATGGGCAACATCAGGAGACCAGGTTTTTCGATTCACGCCTCCTCCAGTCAAAGGTGTGAATCCCATTGGGTGTGGTGACAGTCTTGCTGCAGGAATTGCCGCCGGTCTGTATCGAGAGTGGACTATTCCCGATGCGATCCGCTGGGGTATGGCTGCCGCTGCTGATAATTTGACTCAACTACTGCCCGCGAGACTCTCGCTACCCAAAGTACAAGCGTTTTACGAAGAAGTCGAACTGGAACAAATAGCTTGA
- a CDS encoding ATP-binding cassette domain-containing protein — MINEPNNQKPALLAAQQLGRQTETGQWLIRNLSLTIHSGDRIAIVGPTGSGKSLFLRSLAILDEIQEGEIHFHGKLIKDKQIPHFRSQVVYLQQRPVLIEGIVQANLEFALKFQTNQHKPQDTSAVLNLLNSFERPEEFLHRHSSLLSGGEGQIVALLRALVLSPQVLLLDEPTSALDQQTAKMFESIILTWMETSELNPAFVWITHDQSQAQRIASQIMTFPSGNISESQKTP; from the coding sequence TTGATCAACGAACCAAATAATCAAAAACCTGCTCTGCTGGCAGCTCAGCAATTGGGACGGCAAACAGAAACCGGACAATGGCTCATCAGGAATTTGTCGCTCACAATCCACTCAGGTGACCGGATCGCCATCGTGGGGCCAACCGGTTCCGGAAAATCGCTCTTTTTACGTTCTCTAGCAATCCTGGATGAAATTCAGGAAGGCGAGATTCATTTTCATGGCAAGCTTATAAAGGATAAACAGATTCCGCATTTTCGCAGTCAGGTGGTTTATCTGCAACAACGACCTGTCTTAATTGAAGGAATCGTGCAAGCCAACTTGGAATTCGCATTGAAATTTCAAACGAATCAACATAAACCTCAAGACACCTCAGCTGTTTTAAATTTACTGAACTCGTTTGAGAGACCAGAAGAATTCCTACATCGTCATTCCAGTCTACTTTCAGGCGGAGAGGGACAAATTGTTGCTTTACTACGTGCCCTGGTGCTATCACCACAAGTACTGCTCCTTGATGAACCAACGTCGGCACTCGATCAGCAGACTGCAAAAATGTTCGAATCGATCATTTTAACCTGGATGGAAACTTCAGAATTGAACCCCGCATTTGTCTGGATTACACACGATCAGAGTCAAGCACAGCGAATCGCCAGCCAGATCATGACGTTTCCGTCAGGAAATATTTCTGAAAGTCAAAAAACCCCATGA
- a CDS encoding STAS/SEC14 domain-containing protein has translation MPVNIQQHEDQNYLEIQMSGKLTKEDYHEFIPIIETMIEQKGLLHILLELHDFHGWTAGALWEDIKFDVKHFNDIARLAMVGESKWQEGMATFCKPFTKAKIKYFEASELEAAKTWITEST, from the coding sequence ATGCCCGTTAATATTCAGCAACATGAGGATCAGAATTACCTCGAAATTCAGATGTCAGGAAAACTGACCAAAGAAGACTATCATGAATTCATTCCAATCATTGAAACCATGATCGAGCAAAAAGGGCTGTTACACATTCTTTTAGAGCTGCATGATTTCCATGGCTGGACAGCCGGTGCTTTGTGGGAAGATATCAAATTTGACGTGAAGCACTTTAACGACATCGCACGCCTGGCTATGGTTGGCGAAAGTAAATGGCAAGAAGGCATGGCTACCTTCTGCAAGCCCTTTACTAAAGCAAAGATCAAGTACTTTGAAGCCTCTGAGTTGGAAGCAGCAAAAACGTGGATCACCGAATCTACATAA